The following are encoded together in the Pontibacter liquoris genome:
- a CDS encoding SRPBCC domain-containing protein, producing the protein MKDLKKYFIVPASPEEVYIALTNPYTIQLWSGDKAEMSTEVGSEFSLWDGNIVGKNLEFEEGKMIVQEWYFGDQQERSIVTIKLHPHKQGTSVELRHLNIPDQDYEDIAEGWTHSYFGSLIDFYEGE; encoded by the coding sequence ATGAAAGACCTAAAGAAATACTTTATCGTACCTGCCTCTCCCGAGGAAGTATACATTGCCCTTACCAACCCTTATACCATCCAGCTCTGGTCCGGCGACAAGGCCGAGATGTCCACGGAGGTGGGCTCGGAGTTCTCGCTGTGGGACGGCAACATTGTAGGCAAAAATCTGGAATTTGAAGAAGGCAAAATGATCGTGCAGGAGTGGTACTTCGGCGACCAGCAGGAGCGTTCCATTGTCACTATCAAGTTACACCCCCACAAGCAAGGCACCTCGGTAGAGCTGCGCCACCTCAACATTCCCGACCAGGATTATGAAGACATTGCCGAAGGCTGGACACACAGCTATTTCGGTTCGCTCATCGATTTTTACGAGGGAGAGTAG
- the purN gene encoding phosphoribosylglycinamide formyltransferase, translating to MERPEKKNIVIFASGSGSNAQRLLEYFEHHPHIRVAALFSNNPNAYALKRAETFHVPALLFSREAFYKTDTVLEQVQQFKPDLIVLAGFLWLVPQNLLQAYPNQIINIHPALLPHYGGKGMHGLHVHSAVVEAGEPESGITIHRINEEYDKGEFILQERCPVLPTDTPEALAARVLQLEHKHLPLVVEQLLTEQEGPKNNR from the coding sequence TTGGAACGACCAGAAAAGAAGAATATAGTCATTTTTGCTTCGGGTTCGGGAAGCAACGCCCAGCGCCTGCTGGAGTACTTCGAGCACCACCCGCACATCCGTGTGGCTGCCCTGTTCTCTAACAACCCGAACGCGTATGCCCTCAAAAGAGCCGAGACCTTCCACGTCCCGGCTCTTTTGTTTTCCAGAGAAGCCTTTTACAAAACCGATACGGTACTGGAGCAGGTGCAGCAATTTAAACCGGACCTGATCGTGCTAGCCGGTTTTCTGTGGCTGGTGCCGCAAAACCTGCTGCAGGCTTATCCTAACCAGATCATCAACATCCACCCTGCCTTGCTGCCCCATTATGGTGGCAAAGGCATGCATGGCCTGCACGTGCACAGTGCCGTGGTGGAGGCTGGCGAGCCGGAATCGGGCATCACCATTCACCGCATTAACGAGGAGTACGACAAAGGCGAGTTTATACTGCAGGAGCGCTGCCCGGTGCTACCCACCGATACCCCCGAAGCGCTGGCTGCCCGCGTACTGCAGCTCGAGCACAAGCACCTGCCCCTGGTGGTAGAACAGCTGCTCACCGAACAGGAAGGACCTAAAAACAACCGTTAA
- the purH gene encoding bifunctional phosphoribosylaminoimidazolecarboxamide formyltransferase/IMP cyclohydrolase, translating to MQPVKIKSALISVYYKDHLEPLVALLKQHNVTVYSTGGTQAFLEEQGAEVIAVEDLTAYPSIFGGRVKTLHPKVFGGILHRRDNETDLAERSQYEIPPIDLVVVDLYPFEETVAAGASEAEIIEKIDIGGISLIRAAAKNFKDVLIVSSREQYKDVVELLRQKDGATELPDRKRFAAKAFDVSSHYDTHIFNYLNGGQEEPEQAFKQSLRQATPLRYGENPHQKGTFYGKLDELFEQLNGKQLSYNNLVDVDAAVALAAEFEEPVVAILKHTNACGVATSDTVKKAYLDALSSDPVSAFGGVIITNRTVDLSAAEELNKLFFEVLIAPAFDQEALDLLRTKKNRILLKQKPAELPTKLFKTLLNGVIEQDKDLATETEADFKTATKREPTAQEKKALVFAAKVCKHTKSNTIVLATDKMMFSSGVGQTSRVDALRQALEKAKSFGFDVSQAVMASDAFFPFPDCVEIADQAGIKAVVQPGGSIKDQDSVAYCDAHNMAMVMTGVRHFKH from the coding sequence ATGCAACCCGTTAAAATCAAATCCGCACTTATCTCGGTTTACTATAAAGACCACCTGGAGCCGCTTGTAGCGCTTCTGAAGCAGCATAATGTCACCGTTTATTCTACCGGCGGCACGCAGGCATTCCTGGAAGAGCAGGGCGCCGAAGTGATCGCAGTAGAAGACCTGACTGCTTACCCGTCTATTTTCGGTGGTCGTGTTAAAACCCTGCACCCCAAGGTATTCGGAGGCATTCTGCACCGCCGCGACAATGAAACAGACCTGGCGGAAAGATCCCAGTACGAAATTCCGCCTATCGACCTGGTTGTGGTGGATCTATACCCGTTTGAGGAAACCGTGGCCGCCGGTGCTTCGGAAGCCGAGATCATCGAAAAAATTGATATCGGGGGCATTTCGCTCATCCGGGCAGCCGCCAAGAATTTCAAGGATGTGCTCATCGTCTCCTCGCGCGAGCAGTATAAGGACGTAGTAGAGTTGCTGCGCCAGAAAGATGGTGCAACCGAACTACCTGACCGGAAGCGCTTTGCAGCCAAGGCATTTGATGTGTCCTCGCACTACGACACGCATATTTTCAATTACCTGAACGGTGGCCAGGAAGAGCCAGAGCAGGCCTTTAAGCAAAGCCTGCGCCAGGCAACCCCGTTACGCTACGGCGAAAACCCGCACCAGAAAGGCACGTTCTACGGCAAGCTCGACGAGCTGTTTGAGCAGCTTAACGGCAAACAGTTATCCTACAACAACCTGGTAGACGTGGATGCTGCTGTAGCCCTGGCTGCAGAGTTCGAGGAGCCGGTAGTGGCAATTCTGAAACATACCAATGCCTGCGGCGTGGCCACCAGTGACACGGTGAAAAAGGCTTACCTCGACGCGCTCTCTTCCGACCCTGTATCGGCTTTCGGCGGGGTGATCATTACCAACAGAACCGTGGACCTGTCTGCTGCCGAGGAACTGAACAAGTTGTTCTTCGAAGTGCTCATCGCCCCGGCTTTCGACCAGGAAGCACTGGACCTGCTCAGAACAAAGAAAAACCGCATCCTGCTGAAGCAGAAGCCGGCAGAACTGCCTACCAAGCTGTTCAAGACCTTGCTGAACGGCGTGATTGAGCAGGACAAAGACCTGGCCACCGAAACGGAAGCCGACTTTAAAACAGCCACCAAACGCGAGCCAACAGCACAGGAAAAGAAAGCCCTGGTATTTGCAGCCAAAGTATGCAAGCACACCAAGTCCAACACCATTGTGCTGGCTACCGACAAAATGATGTTCTCCAGCGGCGTAGGCCAGACCTCACGCGTGGATGCCCTGCGCCAGGCGCTGGAAAAAGCCAAAAGCTTTGGCTTTGATGTAAGCCAGGCAGTGATGGCTTCGGATGCCTTCTTCCCCTTCCCAGATTGCGTAGAGATCGCTGACCAGGCGGGTATCAAAGCGGTGGTGCAGCCCGGCGGCTCTATCAAAGACCAGGACTCGGTTGCCTATTGCGATGCCCACAACATGGCCATGGTAATGACGGGCGTGCGCCACTTCAAGCACTAA
- a CDS encoding rod shape-determining protein, whose amino-acid sequence MGLFNFLTSDIAIDLGTANTLIIHNDKIVVDEPSIIAIDRTTGKVIAIGRQAQQMHEKTHENIRTIRPLKDGVIADFHAAEEMLRGLIKMIDTGRRLFQPSHRMVICIPSGITEVEKRAVRDSAQHAGAKEVWMIQEPMAAAIGIGIDVEQPIGSMIVDIGGGTTEIAVVALSGIVCDQSIRIAGDVFTKDILDYMRRQHNLLIGERSAERIKIEVGAALTEIENPPADYEIRGRDLMTGIPKVIKVTYQEIAIALDKSVAKIEEAVLKALEIAPPELSADIYDNGIHLTGGGALLRGLDKRLAAKTKLPIHIAEDPLRAVVRGTGATIKNIEGFKNVLLT is encoded by the coding sequence ATGGGACTATTTAACTTCTTAACCAGTGATATAGCGATCGACCTGGGAACGGCCAATACGCTGATCATCCACAACGATAAGATTGTGGTTGACGAGCCGTCTATCATCGCCATTGATCGGACCACCGGTAAAGTGATCGCCATCGGCCGCCAGGCGCAGCAGATGCATGAGAAAACACACGAGAACATCCGCACCATCCGCCCGCTAAAGGACGGGGTGATTGCCGACTTCCATGCGGCAGAAGAGATGCTCCGCGGTTTGATCAAAATGATCGACACGGGCCGTCGTCTTTTCCAGCCATCCCACCGCATGGTGATCTGCATTCCGTCCGGCATTACCGAAGTAGAGAAACGCGCCGTGCGTGACTCTGCCCAGCATGCCGGCGCCAAAGAAGTATGGATGATCCAGGAGCCCATGGCGGCTGCCATTGGTATCGGCATTGATGTGGAGCAACCTATCGGCTCTATGATCGTGGACATTGGCGGTGGCACCACCGAGATCGCGGTGGTAGCGCTTTCCGGCATTGTGTGCGACCAGTCGATCCGCATTGCCGGCGACGTGTTCACCAAAGACATCTTAGATTATATGCGCCGCCAGCACAACCTGCTTATCGGAGAGCGCTCTGCCGAACGCATTAAAATTGAAGTGGGCGCTGCGCTCACCGAAATCGAAAACCCGCCGGCCGACTACGAGATCCGCGGCCGCGACCTGATGACGGGCATTCCGAAGGTGATCAAGGTTACCTATCAGGAAATTGCTATTGCCCTGGATAAGTCGGTTGCCAAGATCGAGGAAGCCGTGCTGAAGGCGCTGGAAATTGCACCGCCCGAGCTTTCGGCCGACATCTATGACAACGGTATCCACCTGACAGGCGGCGGCGCTTTGCTGCGTGGCCTGGACAAGCGCCTGGCAGCCAAAACAAAGTTGCCGATCCATATCGCTGAAGATCCGTTACGCGCCGTAGTACGCGGCACAGGCGCTACCATCAAAAATATTGAAGGCTTTAAAAACGTTCTGCTGACGTAA
- the mreC gene encoding rod shape-determining protein MreC, with protein sequence MRNLFAFIYRFRAFLVFLLLEVLCVYLIVRYNTYQGAAFFNSASKYVGQVLEFQSGVTDYFRLASINNTLARENAALREQVLRKKTVALADSTGKLDTTYYAPSDTVRTVPYVLHAARVINNSVRRTNNYLTLSVGTADGVQPGMGVMSAKGVVGRIKTVSEHYSTVTSLLHSQLLISAKIKQSNTFGTVKWPGGDYRTAVLDYIPLHVKPVKGDTVMTSGFNTVFPEGIMVGTISSVQKEQDKSFYTIRVKLSVDFAQLSYVYVVENRQKEERENLEQNAGILPDEE encoded by the coding sequence ATGCGGAATCTTTTTGCATTCATATACCGGTTCCGCGCGTTCCTCGTGTTCCTGCTGCTGGAGGTGCTTTGCGTGTACCTGATCGTGCGCTATAATACGTACCAGGGTGCCGCCTTTTTTAATTCGGCAAGCAAGTATGTGGGGCAGGTGCTGGAGTTTCAGAGCGGCGTAACCGATTATTTCCGACTGGCCTCTATTAACAACACGTTAGCCCGCGAAAATGCGGCCCTGCGCGAGCAGGTGCTGCGCAAAAAAACCGTGGCCCTGGCCGACAGTACTGGAAAACTGGATACGACCTACTATGCTCCATCCGATACCGTCCGGACGGTGCCCTATGTGTTGCATGCTGCCCGGGTGATCAACAACTCGGTGCGCCGCACCAACAACTACCTGACGCTCTCGGTGGGCACTGCCGACGGCGTGCAGCCGGGCATGGGCGTTATGTCGGCCAAAGGCGTGGTAGGGCGCATCAAAACAGTTTCGGAACATTATTCTACCGTTACCTCGCTGCTGCACTCGCAGTTACTGATCTCGGCCAAAATCAAGCAGAGCAATACCTTTGGCACCGTTAAGTGGCCGGGTGGCGATTACCGCACCGCAGTGCTGGACTACATTCCGCTGCACGTGAAACCGGTAAAAGGCGACACCGTGATGACCAGCGGCTTTAATACCGTATTCCCAGAAGGCATTATGGTGGGCACCATCAGCTCGGTGCAGAAAGAGCAGGATAAAAGCTTTTATACGATCCGGGTAAAGCTTTCAGTTGATTTTGCGCAGTTATCCTATGTGTATGTGGTGGAGAACAGGCAGAAAGAGGAGCGCGAGAATTTAGAACAAAACGCAGGTATACTTCCAGATGAAGAGTAG
- the mrdA gene encoding penicillin-binding protein 2: MKYLENRKYVIQGIFLLVGILYAFRLFYIQVIDSSYKQAAETNAIKTVIQYPFRGLIYDRNGKLLVQNTPVYDLMVIPKEAKNVDTLRLCHLVNLPLEDVRMRLKKARAFSYVQPSVFYQKLSTQEFAQIQDNLIDFPGFYINARTARGYPHNSLSHALGYIAEISPRQLEDSTYKGYRPGDYIGKSGIEQEYEQYLMGRRGVKYKMVNVRGIEKGSFKDGAYDTLSVAGQNLTSTIDLDLQEYGEFLMNGAKGSVVAIEPATGEILAYVSAPFYDPNLFTGKDYGKNYMMLLTDPNKTMFNRPIMASNNPPGSIFKLAQALVALQDGIITPQTGYPCNQSLVKCAHGHPAPSNLALAIKYSCNPYFYQLFRAEINQGKSPNTFKDTALGLEHWREQILSFGFGKDLGVDLPNEKKGIIASQAMYDRVYGQNRWKFSTIYSLSIGQGELGVTPLQMANFMAIMANRGHYIAPHLIKSIGNNGRPLPQYQEEHHTTIDKKHFEPVIQGMADVVASGTGRNANLEKLGIVVCGKTGTAENPQGKDHAVFVAFAPRDNPKIAIAVYVENAGFGAQSAAPIAGLMIEKYLTDSVSRKPLEKWVLSRKYLEIE; encoded by the coding sequence ATGAAGTACTTAGAAAACAGAAAATACGTAATTCAGGGCATCTTTCTGCTGGTTGGCATTCTCTACGCCTTCCGCCTTTTCTACATCCAGGTAATAGACAGCAGCTACAAACAGGCGGCCGAAACCAATGCCATCAAAACTGTTATCCAGTATCCTTTCCGGGGGTTGATCTACGACCGTAACGGCAAACTGCTGGTGCAGAACACGCCCGTTTACGACCTGATGGTGATCCCGAAAGAAGCCAAAAACGTGGATACCCTGCGCCTGTGCCATCTGGTCAATCTGCCACTGGAGGATGTACGGATGCGCCTGAAAAAAGCCCGGGCCTTTTCGTATGTGCAGCCCTCTGTTTTCTACCAGAAACTAAGCACCCAGGAGTTTGCCCAAATCCAGGATAACCTGATCGATTTTCCGGGCTTTTATATCAATGCCCGTACGGCCCGTGGCTACCCGCACAACAGCCTCTCGCATGCACTCGGGTACATTGCCGAGATTAGCCCGAGGCAGTTGGAAGACTCTACCTACAAAGGTTACCGTCCCGGCGATTATATCGGCAAAAGCGGCATCGAGCAGGAGTATGAGCAATACCTGATGGGCCGGCGCGGCGTGAAGTATAAAATGGTGAACGTGCGGGGCATCGAGAAAGGCTCGTTTAAAGACGGCGCCTACGACACCCTCTCGGTAGCGGGCCAGAACCTGACCAGCACCATTGACCTGGACTTGCAGGAGTATGGCGAGTTCCTGATGAACGGAGCCAAAGGCAGTGTGGTGGCCATAGAGCCAGCCACCGGCGAGATTCTGGCGTATGTGTCAGCCCCTTTCTATGATCCGAACCTGTTTACGGGCAAAGATTACGGCAAGAACTACATGATGCTGCTCACCGACCCGAACAAGACCATGTTTAACCGCCCTATTATGGCGAGCAACAACCCGCCGGGCTCTATTTTTAAGCTGGCACAAGCGCTGGTAGCCCTGCAGGACGGCATTATTACCCCGCAAACCGGTTATCCGTGTAACCAGAGCCTGGTTAAATGCGCGCACGGCCACCCGGCGCCTTCCAACCTGGCACTGGCTATCAAATATTCGTGCAACCCCTATTTCTACCAGCTTTTCCGGGCAGAGATAAACCAGGGCAAATCGCCCAACACCTTTAAAGATACAGCCCTGGGCCTGGAACACTGGCGGGAGCAGATCCTCAGCTTTGGCTTCGGTAAAGACCTGGGCGTGGACCTGCCCAATGAGAAAAAAGGCATTATCGCTTCGCAGGCCATGTATGACCGGGTATACGGGCAGAACCGCTGGAAATTCTCCACCATCTACTCGCTTAGTATCGGGCAGGGAGAACTCGGCGTTACCCCGCTGCAGATGGCCAATTTTATGGCGATTATGGCGAACCGGGGCCACTACATTGCACCACACCTGATCAAATCGATCGGCAACAACGGGCGTCCGCTGCCGCAGTACCAGGAGGAGCACCATACCACCATCGACAAAAAGCACTTTGAACCGGTGATACAGGGTATGGCCGACGTAGTGGCCTCGGGCACAGGCCGCAACGCAAACCTGGAGAAACTGGGCATTGTTGTTTGCGGTAAGACCGGCACGGCCGAAAACCCGCAAGGCAAAGACCACGCCGTGTTTGTGGCTTTTGCCCCACGCGATAATCCGAAGATCGCCATTGCCGTGTATGTGGAAAACGCGGGTTTTGGCGCCCAGTCAGCTGCCCCGATCGCAGGCCTGATGATAGAAAAGTATTTAACAGACTCCGTGTCTAGAAAACCGCTGGAAAAATGGGTGTTGAGCAGAAAGTACTTGGAGATAGAATAG
- the rodA gene encoding rod shape-determining protein RodA, translating into MGVEQKVLGDRIVTPQSRRSSNRILQNIDWVMILLYGLLVALGWMNIYAAVYSPDNVVNIMSFDINSGKQLVWIGASLVLILILLVVDYKVYEHLAYPIYGGIILLLLVTLVIAKPIAGSRSWLDLGGGIRLQPAELAKFATALAVSRFLASVNLRHQNLKDQMRLAALTLLPPMIIILQNETGSALVFAAFVLAYFREGMSPLILIVGGTAAAIFILTLLVPKLYLIIGITVLMALATWLDYRLLRRFKMLIVLWLAVVGMVFSVDYFVNNVLQPHQQNRIKALINPEADPLGFGWNVTQSKIAIGSGGFWGKGFLEGTQTKFDFVPEQSTDFIFCTIGEEHGWLGSTILIGLFMLLLVRIVYVAERQKSVFGRTYGYCVASIIFFHFLVNVGMTIGLAPVVGIPLPFFSYGGSSLWSFTILLFILIAIDANRNQELVR; encoded by the coding sequence ATGGGTGTTGAGCAGAAAGTACTTGGAGATAGAATAGTAACGCCGCAGAGCAGGCGCTCCTCCAACCGTATTCTCCAGAACATCGACTGGGTGATGATCCTGCTGTATGGGCTGCTAGTAGCCCTGGGCTGGATGAATATCTATGCGGCCGTGTACAGCCCTGACAACGTGGTCAACATCATGAGCTTTGATATCAACTCGGGCAAGCAGCTCGTGTGGATCGGCGCTTCGCTGGTGCTCATACTCATCCTGCTTGTAGTAGATTACAAAGTATACGAACACCTGGCTTATCCTATTTACGGCGGCATTATACTATTGCTCCTGGTTACGTTGGTCATTGCCAAGCCCATTGCCGGCTCCCGCTCCTGGCTGGATCTGGGGGGCGGCATACGCCTGCAGCCTGCCGAGCTGGCCAAGTTTGCTACCGCGCTGGCGGTTTCCAGATTCCTGGCAAGCGTTAACCTGCGGCATCAGAACCTGAAAGATCAGATGCGCCTGGCTGCGCTGACGCTGCTGCCGCCTATGATCATTATCCTGCAGAACGAAACCGGTTCGGCGCTGGTGTTTGCCGCCTTTGTGCTGGCTTACTTCCGCGAGGGCATGTCGCCGCTGATCCTGATCGTGGGAGGCACTGCTGCCGCCATCTTTATCCTGACGCTGCTTGTACCCAAGCTATACCTGATCATTGGCATCACCGTACTTATGGCCCTGGCCACCTGGCTGGATTACCGCCTGCTGCGGCGCTTTAAAATGCTGATCGTGCTGTGGCTGGCCGTGGTGGGCATGGTGTTCAGTGTCGATTATTTTGTAAACAACGTGCTGCAGCCGCACCAGCAAAACCGTATTAAGGCGCTTATTAACCCGGAGGCGGACCCGCTGGGCTTTGGCTGGAACGTGACGCAATCGAAAATTGCGATTGGCTCGGGCGGCTTCTGGGGTAAAGGCTTTCTGGAAGGCACCCAAACCAAGTTCGACTTTGTGCCGGAACAAAGCACCGACTTCATTTTCTGTACCATCGGCGAGGAACATGGCTGGCTGGGCAGTACCATCCTTATTGGCCTGTTTATGCTGCTGCTGGTGCGCATCGTGTATGTGGCCGAGCGGCAGAAATCGGTATTCGGCCGGACCTACGGCTATTGCGTGGCCTCTATTATCTTTTTCCACTTTCTGGTAAATGTGGGCATGACGATCGGCCTGGCACCGGTAGTAGGTATTCCGTTGCCCTTTTTCAGCTATGGCGGCTCTTCGCTCTGGTCCTTTACCATCCTGCTCTTTATCCTGATCGCCATTGACGCGAACCGGAACCAGGAGCTGGTCCGCTAG
- the mutS gene encoding DNA mismatch repair protein MutS, translated as MKAESTGTVTPLMKQYNAIKAKHPGALLLFRVGDFYETFGEDAVKASKILDIVLTKRGAGSPSEIALAGFPHHSLDTYLPKLVRAGERVAICDQLEDPKSVKGIVKRGVTELVTPGVSFNDQVLERRSNNYLAAVHFGKAETGVSFLDISTGEFITAQGDRNYIGKLLQSLAPAEVLFCKREKETFTESYGPDFRYYALEEWVFGYDFAYEQLTRQFKTASLKGFGIEGMREGIIAAGAILHYLSETQHHEISHIATISRLEEDKYVWLDRFTVRNLELLYPQHPEGVPLIEVLDQTVTPMGARLLKKWVVLPLKDVVQIRRRLDTVEALTQHRELLDELTQHLRSINDLERLISKVAVRRVNPRELVQLAKALDAIVPIQNSLALSDIPALQKLAAQLAPCDGLREEIRNVLKPEAPMLPNQGNMINDGVDSELDELRSIAFSGKDYLAQLQQREVKNTGISSLKIAFNKVFGYYLEVTHAHKDKVPASWIRKQTLVNAERYITEELKTYEEKILNAEDRIYAIEFGLFNELVLQALDYVAQVQQNARVIGVIDCLSSFANIALANKYVKPEVSESHVLDIKKGRHPVIEKQLPLGETYVPNDIFLDNEQQQIIIITGPNMAGKSALLRQTALIVLMAQIGAFVPAEAASIGIIDKIFTRVGASDNLSRGESTFMVEMTETASILNNLSDRSLVLMDEIGRGTSTYDGISIAWAIVEHLHNHPKYKGKTLFATHYHELNQLAEDLPRVKNYNVSVKEAGGKILFMRKLVAGGSEHSFGIHVAQMAGMPNSVVLRANEIMHHLEQEKVTEQAPEQKMKTAPKSNYQLSMFELHDPQLERVKEAFDKLDINTITPVEALLKLNELKLLLDDQKKAAFR; from the coding sequence ATGAAAGCAGAAAGCACAGGCACCGTAACCCCGCTGATGAAACAGTATAACGCCATCAAGGCGAAGCATCCGGGGGCATTGCTGCTATTCAGGGTAGGGGATTTTTACGAAACTTTTGGCGAGGATGCTGTCAAGGCCAGCAAGATACTGGACATTGTGCTGACCAAGCGCGGCGCCGGCTCGCCTTCTGAAATAGCGCTGGCGGGCTTTCCGCACCACTCCCTCGACACCTACCTGCCTAAACTGGTGCGGGCGGGCGAGCGCGTGGCTATCTGCGACCAGTTGGAAGACCCCAAATCGGTAAAAGGCATTGTGAAGCGGGGCGTTACAGAACTGGTAACACCGGGCGTGTCTTTCAACGACCAGGTGCTGGAGCGCCGCAGCAACAACTACCTGGCGGCCGTGCACTTTGGCAAGGCCGAGACCGGCGTGTCGTTCCTGGATATTTCCACCGGCGAGTTTATCACCGCGCAGGGCGACCGGAATTATATCGGCAAGCTGCTGCAGAGCCTGGCACCGGCCGAGGTGCTGTTCTGCAAACGCGAGAAAGAAACCTTTACTGAAAGCTATGGCCCAGATTTCCGCTACTATGCGCTGGAAGAATGGGTGTTTGGCTACGACTTTGCCTACGAGCAGCTCACGCGCCAGTTTAAGACCGCTTCCCTCAAAGGATTCGGTATTGAAGGCATGCGCGAAGGCATTATTGCGGCCGGCGCCATCCTGCATTACCTCTCCGAAACGCAGCATCACGAGATCAGCCACATCGCCACCATCTCGCGGCTGGAGGAAGACAAGTATGTGTGGCTCGACCGCTTTACGGTGCGTAACCTGGAGCTGCTTTACCCGCAGCACCCCGAGGGCGTGCCGCTGATCGAAGTACTCGACCAGACGGTAACGCCGATGGGCGCGCGCCTGCTTAAAAAGTGGGTGGTGCTGCCGCTGAAAGATGTGGTACAGATCCGCCGTCGCCTCGACACTGTGGAAGCGCTCACGCAGCACCGGGAGCTGCTGGACGAGCTGACGCAGCACCTCAGAAGTATAAACGACCTGGAGCGGCTGATCTCGAAAGTGGCGGTGCGCCGCGTGAACCCGCGCGAGCTGGTGCAACTGGCCAAAGCCCTGGATGCCATCGTGCCGATACAGAATTCCCTTGCTTTAAGCGATATTCCGGCGCTGCAGAAGCTGGCGGCGCAGCTGGCTCCCTGCGACGGGCTGCGCGAGGAGATCCGGAACGTGCTGAAGCCCGAGGCTCCCATGCTCCCCAACCAAGGCAACATGATCAACGACGGCGTGGATAGCGAGCTGGATGAGCTGCGCAGCATTGCTTTTTCGGGCAAAGACTACCTGGCGCAGCTGCAGCAGCGGGAAGTGAAAAATACCGGCATCAGCTCCCTGAAGATCGCTTTTAACAAAGTATTTGGCTACTACCTGGAGGTAACGCATGCCCACAAAGACAAAGTGCCTGCCTCCTGGATACGCAAACAGACCCTGGTAAATGCCGAGCGCTATATTACCGAAGAACTGAAAACCTACGAGGAGAAGATACTCAACGCCGAAGACCGCATTTATGCCATCGAGTTCGGCTTGTTTAACGAGCTGGTGCTGCAGGCCCTGGATTATGTGGCCCAGGTACAGCAAAATGCCCGGGTGATCGGCGTAATCGACTGCCTGAGCTCCTTTGCCAACATCGCCTTGGCCAATAAGTATGTGAAGCCGGAGGTAAGCGAGAGCCACGTGCTCGACATTAAAAAAGGCCGCCACCCCGTAATCGAGAAGCAGCTGCCACTCGGAGAAACCTATGTGCCCAATGATATATTTCTGGATAACGAGCAGCAGCAGATCATCATCATTACGGGGCCGAACATGGCCGGTAAAAGCGCTTTGCTGCGGCAAACGGCGCTGATCGTGCTCATGGCGCAGATCGGCGCTTTTGTGCCCGCAGAGGCAGCCAGCATCGGCATCATCGACAAGATCTTTACCCGTGTGGGCGCTTCGGATAATTTGTCGCGGGGCGAGTCGACGTTTATGGTGGAGATGACCGAAACGGCCAGTATCTTGAACAACCTCTCGGACCGCAGCCTGGTGCTGATGGATGAGATCGGGCGGGGCACCAGTACCTACGATGGTATTTCGATTGCATGGGCCATTGTGGAGCATTTGCACAACCACCCCAAGTATAAAGGCAAGACGCTTTTTGCTACCCACTACCACGAGCTCAACCAGCTAGCCGAAGATCTGCCGCGCGTAAAGAATTATAACGTGTCGGTAAAAGAGGCCGGCGGCAAGATCCTGTTCATGCGCAAGCTGGTGGCTGGCGGTAGCGAGCACAGCTTCGGCATACACGTGGCGCAGATGGCGGGTATGCCCAACAGCGTGGTGTTGCGGGCCAACGAGATCATGCACCACCTGGAGCAGGAGAAAGTGACCGAGCAGGCCCCGGAACAGAAAATGAAAACGGCGCCCAAGAGTAATTACCAGCTCAGCATGTTCGAGCTGCACGACCCGCAGTTGGAACGTGTGAAAGAAGCATTCGACAAGCTGGACATCAACACCATCACGCCGGTAGAGGCGCTCCTGAAGCTAAATGAGCTCAAGCTGCTGCTGGATGACCAGAAAAAGGCCGCTTTCAGGTAG
- a CDS encoding RNA methyltransferase, producing the protein MRKLSMDDLNRDSVETFKNKKKIPLVLVLDNVRSLNNVGSVFRTADAFMAEKVYLCGITGTPPHRDIEKTALGATESVAWEHVPDTVALARQLQAEGYKICSVEQAENSTKLNDFRPEPGVHYAFILGNEVFGVEQDVVSMSDVVLEIPQFGTKHSLNISVATGVVVWDFLSKTLTQQV; encoded by the coding sequence ATGCGAAAACTCTCGATGGATGACCTGAACCGCGACTCGGTTGAGACATTCAAAAATAAGAAAAAAATACCGTTAGTCTTGGTGCTCGACAATGTGCGCAGCCTGAATAATGTAGGATCCGTATTCCGTACGGCCGATGCATTTATGGCTGAGAAAGTATACCTCTGCGGTATTACGGGCACGCCCCCACACCGCGACATCGAGAAAACGGCCCTGGGCGCCACCGAATCGGTTGCCTGGGAGCACGTGCCCGACACGGTGGCGCTGGCAAGGCAACTACAGGCCGAAGGCTATAAGATCTGTTCGGTGGAGCAGGCCGAGAACAGCACCAAGCTGAACGATTTCCGGCCCGAGCCTGGCGTGCATTATGCATTTATACTTGGCAACGAGGTGTTTGGCGTGGAACAGGACGTCGTCAGCATGTCGGATGTGGTGCTGGAGATCCCGCAGTTTGGCACCAAGCACTCGCTCAACATCTCGGTCGCTACCGGGGTGGTGGTCTGGGATTTTCTGAGCAAAACACTCACGCAGCAGGTATAA